A window from Kovacikia minuta CCNUW1 encodes these proteins:
- a CDS encoding RNA recognition motif domain-containing protein produces MSIYVGNLSYEVTQDNLTQAFSEYGAVRRVQLPTDRETGRVRGFAFVEMGTDAEEAAAIDALDGAEWMGRDLKVNKARPREERGSSDGGSWGNSNSSSRRH; encoded by the coding sequence ATGTCAATTTATGTTGGCAATTTATCCTACGAAGTTACGCAAGATAACTTAACGCAGGCTTTCAGTGAATACGGTGCAGTTAGAAGAGTGCAATTGCCAACAGATCGAGAAACAGGGCGAGTTCGCGGGTTTGCCTTTGTTGAAATGGGAACGGATGCAGAAGAAGCTGCTGCTATTGATGCCCTAGATGGTGCTGAATGGATGGGGCGTGACCTTAAGGTTAATAAGGCGAGACCACGGGAAGAAAGAGGTTCCTCTGATGGGGGGAGTTGGGGAAACAGCAACAGTTCTTCTCGCCGTCATTAA
- a CDS encoding DUF2854 domain-containing protein, with amino-acid sequence MLRQTSLAMLGLIVGGSLTLIGFVAYFTDQATLNLAGFFYGIPLLLGGLALKAAELLPAPFIQPTSAAVLNLREQQATATQNQVRKDVTRYRYGQKAHLDSSLSFLGLSPMDEQRPVLVGVKEEETNGAYTLLLRFDSPQIPLDVWQQKQEKMTNYFGPGIRVEISQPEDEIIDLSLIATGEKGKG; translated from the coding sequence ATGTTACGTCAAACCTCTCTGGCAATGTTGGGTCTTATCGTGGGGGGAAGCCTAACGCTAATCGGTTTTGTTGCCTATTTCACTGATCAGGCAACACTTAATCTGGCTGGTTTTTTTTATGGAATTCCGCTCCTGCTAGGAGGGTTGGCGCTAAAAGCGGCTGAGCTTCTGCCTGCTCCTTTCATACAACCAACCTCTGCTGCGGTTCTAAATTTACGTGAGCAACAGGCAACTGCAACTCAAAACCAGGTTCGCAAGGATGTGACTCGCTACCGTTATGGGCAAAAAGCCCACCTGGACAGTTCACTCAGCTTCCTGGGCTTGAGTCCAATGGATGAGCAACGCCCAGTGCTGGTGGGAGTCAAAGAAGAGGAAACTAACGGAGCCTATACACTCCTGCTGAGATTTGACTCGCCTCAAATTCCGCTGGATGTTTGGCAGCAAAAACAGGAAAAAATGACCAATTATTTTGGTCCAGGCATCAGAGTGGAGATCAGCCAACCCGAAGACGAAATCATTGATCTGAGTTTGATTGCAACAGGGGAGAAAGGGAAGGGATAA
- a CDS encoding chlororespiratory reduction protein 7 yields MPDPRMYESDTYVVLEPGQPEIFLSAPEMLEKLQKILSERQDDLPQDLQKFTSIKDQAQHLLETSCELDMEPGQFIQWYMVRLEK; encoded by the coding sequence ATGCCAGATCCACGCATGTACGAAAGCGACACCTATGTGGTGTTAGAACCAGGTCAGCCAGAGATATTTCTGTCTGCTCCAGAGATGTTAGAGAAGCTGCAAAAGATTTTGTCAGAGCGGCAAGACGATCTGCCCCAGGATCTGCAAAAATTCACCTCCATCAAAGACCAGGCTCAACACTTACTCGAAACATCCTGCGAGTTAGATATGGAACCAGGACAATTTATCCAGTGGTATATGGTCAGGTTGGAAAAGTGA
- a CDS encoding CHASE2 domain-containing protein yields the protein MTDVFISYSRKDKEFVRTLHTALKADQRETWVDWEDIPLAANWWAEIEAGIEAADTFIFVISPDSVVSTVCQQEIEHAIQCHKRLMPIFRRDIDMKQLHPTLSKHNALFFREQDDFDGALNALLKALDTDLDHARAHTRLLVRAIEWEREGRDPSFLLRGKDLAASEQWLKQAGEKEPNPTDLQIQYITTSRQSPLRQAKPRTVLLAGVATSLLVLAARLAGILQPLELKAFDHLMRSRPPESPDPHLLIVELTEEDIQAQIQRNEKGRGKLSDDSLSLLLKKLEPYQPRLIGLDLYRDFKVDERLPDLAKRLQQSDRLIFICKTPEVAKGQVVASGTKPPPEVPIDRVGFSDVLLDPDDVVRRQLVVQGLVPNAPCATTQSFSFLLARRYLELEKGKDFPIKDPLTAEGTLQLGGVIFPRLGRFAGGYQGIDDAGFQLLLNYRAPDRDPAKIATSITLAKILQDQLSPEEMKAFKNRIVLIGSTSFVTGKDYLATPYQTIPGVKIQAQMISQLLSAVLENRPLLQVLPRWVDVLWISLWSAVGGVIVYYFRSPLRLGIASGIAIAGLYLSCLGGLILGHLWIPLIPSAIALLLTGGSVLYWITRSSKSNGKG from the coding sequence ATGACAGATGTTTTCATTTCCTATTCCCGCAAGGACAAGGAATTTGTGCGTACCCTGCATACGGCGCTGAAAGCTGATCAGCGAGAAACCTGGGTCGATTGGGAAGATATTCCCCTTGCTGCAAACTGGTGGGCAGAGATTGAAGCGGGGATTGAGGCAGCGGATACGTTTATTTTTGTGATTTCGCCCGATTCGGTGGTTTCAACGGTTTGTCAGCAGGAAATTGAACATGCAATTCAATGCCACAAGCGGTTGATGCCGATTTTCCGACGGGATATCGACATGAAGCAGTTGCATCCCACACTCTCCAAACATAATGCGCTGTTTTTTCGAGAACAGGATGATTTTGATGGTGCTCTGAATGCTTTGCTGAAAGCCCTGGATACGGATCTGGATCATGCCCGTGCCCATACCCGGTTGCTGGTACGGGCGATCGAGTGGGAACGGGAAGGGCGCGATCCCAGTTTTCTGCTGCGGGGAAAGGATTTAGCCGCATCTGAACAATGGCTGAAGCAGGCTGGCGAAAAAGAACCAAACCCCACCGATCTTCAGATTCAATACATCACCACCAGTCGCCAGTCGCCTTTGCGCCAGGCAAAGCCTCGCACGGTCCTCCTGGCTGGGGTTGCAACCAGTTTGCTGGTGCTGGCAGCTCGTCTAGCTGGAATTTTGCAACCCCTGGAATTAAAGGCGTTTGATCACCTGATGCGATCGCGTCCCCCTGAATCGCCCGATCCCCACTTGCTAATTGTCGAATTGACAGAGGAAGATATTCAGGCTCAAATTCAACGGAATGAGAAAGGTCGCGGGAAGTTATCGGATGACTCTTTAAGCCTCTTATTAAAGAAACTAGAACCGTACCAACCTCGGTTAATCGGGCTGGATTTATACCGGGACTTTAAAGTTGATGAGCGCTTGCCCGATTTAGCGAAACGACTCCAGCAAAGCGATCGCCTCATTTTCATCTGCAAAACACCAGAGGTTGCGAAAGGGCAGGTCGTTGCTTCGGGAACCAAGCCCCCGCCGGAAGTTCCAATCGATCGGGTGGGTTTTAGTGATGTACTGCTTGACCCAGATGACGTGGTGCGTCGCCAACTCGTGGTACAAGGGCTGGTTCCCAATGCGCCCTGTGCCACAACCCAGTCCTTCAGCTTCCTGCTGGCTCGGCGCTATCTGGAACTAGAAAAAGGCAAGGATTTTCCGATCAAAGATCCCCTGACTGCGGAGGGCACGCTTCAACTGGGAGGGGTCATTTTCCCACGATTGGGTCGGTTTGCAGGCGGCTACCAGGGCATTGACGATGCCGGGTTTCAACTGCTGCTGAACTATCGTGCCCCCGATCGCGACCCAGCCAAAATCGCGACATCCATCACACTGGCCAAAATTCTGCAAGATCAACTCAGTCCAGAGGAGATGAAGGCATTCAAAAATCGAATTGTCCTAATTGGGTCAACCTCCTTTGTTACCGGAAAGGATTACCTCGCAACCCCCTATCAAACCATTCCCGGTGTAAAAATTCAGGCGCAGATGATTAGCCAACTGCTCAGTGCCGTGTTAGAGAATCGACCTCTGTTACAGGTTTTGCCCCGCTGGGTAGACGTGCTGTGGATCAGCCTGTGGTCGGCTGTGGGTGGGGTAATTGTTTACTATTTTCGATCGCCTCTGCGCTTAGGCATCGCCAGTGGCATCGCCATTGCTGGCCTATATTTGAGCTGTCTGGGGGGGTTAATCCTGGGTCATCTCTGGATACCACTGATTCCGTCTGCGATCGCCCTACTACTTACAGGCGGAAGCGTTTTGTACTGGATAACCCGTTCCTCCAAATCCAACGGCAAAGGGTGA
- a CDS encoding sensor histidine kinase yields MLILNNRIKKGITITRNYGELPLIEGFPGALYQVFMNLLSNACDALMEESATVPEITITTERLSGDRVAIRIADNGPGISAENQTKLFDPFFTTKPVGIGTGLGLSISRQIVMEKHGGQLICTSAVGIGTEFSIILPLKQQQSQSRTPMELALV; encoded by the coding sequence TTGTTGATTTTGAACAACCGGATCAAAAAGGGGATTACGATTACCCGCAACTATGGTGAGTTGCCGCTGATTGAAGGGTTTCCAGGTGCTCTGTACCAGGTCTTCATGAATCTGCTTAGCAATGCCTGTGATGCCTTGATGGAGGAGTCTGCCACCGTGCCAGAAATTACGATTACCACGGAGCGGTTAAGTGGCGATCGGGTTGCCATTCGCATTGCGGATAACGGTCCCGGAATTTCCGCGGAAAACCAAACCAAACTCTTCGATCCGTTTTTTACCACAAAGCCTGTGGGAATTGGTACAGGTTTAGGCTTGTCTATTAGCCGCCAAATTGTAATGGAGAAACACGGTGGGCAACTTATCTGCACATCAGCAGTCGGCATTGGTACAGAATTTTCGATTATCCTTCCCCTGAAACAACAGCAGTCCCAAAGCAGAACTCCAATGGAATTAGCGCTGGTGTAA
- a CDS encoding S-layer homology domain-containing protein, whose translation MSKVLKTQSTTALLVALGMTTSSLAPLAVPAPSLAQSFSDVQGNWAQSCIADLTQRGIISGYPDGSFRPSNPVTRAEFASMVGKAFPTAARVRNATQFVDVPSSFWAYNAITFASQTGFLSGYPGGVFNPAQNIPRAQVLVSLSSGLGYSPAQPVATTLNATFTDAGAIPAYAQSGIAAATEKRLVVNYPDVKYLNPNQLSSRAEVSAFLCQALSSTGQSASVIPSQYIAGVGSVQQGGVLTGTAIPVKYSAAQRIIVAPNESADVTLTVAQDVRNSQGVVAIPAGSQVVGQLVPANGGSQFVARTLIINGQQYALNASSNVITTTRNVRDPNFLQILGGAALGSAAAAGISGITGNQHITAQTVLLGTSLGAGTAASVGRNVGSTVRDAAIGAALAAGVAGLTGDRTITPKKVFTGVGAGATLGGILDRGSGDEVIVINPNSDLTLTVNSNLSLP comes from the coding sequence ATGTCTAAAGTGTTGAAAACACAGTCTACAACTGCTTTGCTGGTTGCCTTAGGAATGACGACCAGTTCTTTAGCGCCCCTGGCAGTGCCAGCTCCGTCCCTGGCGCAATCCTTTTCCGACGTTCAAGGAAATTGGGCGCAATCCTGTATTGCGGATTTGACCCAAAGAGGAATTATCAGCGGTTATCCAGATGGGTCATTTCGTCCCAGCAATCCTGTTACCCGAGCTGAGTTCGCCTCAATGGTCGGCAAAGCTTTTCCGACTGCGGCACGGGTGCGGAATGCAACTCAATTTGTGGATGTGCCCTCCAGTTTTTGGGCATATAACGCTATCACATTTGCTTCCCAAACTGGCTTCTTGTCTGGTTATCCAGGGGGTGTCTTTAACCCGGCTCAAAATATTCCCCGCGCCCAGGTACTCGTTTCCCTCTCCAGTGGGTTAGGCTACTCTCCTGCCCAACCTGTCGCAACCACGCTCAATGCCACCTTTACCGATGCGGGTGCGATCCCAGCCTATGCTCAGTCTGGAATTGCTGCCGCTACAGAAAAGCGGTTGGTAGTGAATTACCCTGATGTGAAGTACCTGAATCCGAATCAGCTTTCCAGTCGGGCAGAAGTCTCCGCATTCCTCTGTCAGGCGCTATCCAGCACTGGGCAGTCTGCCTCTGTCATTCCATCTCAATACATTGCTGGGGTTGGCAGTGTCCAACAGGGGGGCGTTTTGACGGGAACAGCGATTCCGGTTAAGTATTCTGCTGCCCAGCGGATCATTGTGGCACCAAATGAAAGTGCTGATGTGACGCTGACCGTAGCGCAGGATGTCCGGAACTCCCAGGGTGTTGTTGCAATTCCGGCGGGGAGCCAGGTGGTTGGTCAGCTGGTACCGGCGAATGGAGGTTCCCAATTTGTTGCGCGCACCCTGATCATCAATGGTCAGCAATATGCGTTGAATGCTTCTTCAAATGTGATTACCACCACACGTAATGTTCGTGATCCCAACTTTTTACAAATTCTGGGTGGAGCAGCTTTGGGATCAGCCGCAGCAGCGGGAATTTCGGGGATCACAGGGAATCAACACATCACAGCACAAACCGTGTTGTTGGGAACCAGTCTGGGAGCTGGAACAGCAGCCAGTGTAGGCCGTAATGTGGGGTCAACTGTGAGAGATGCGGCGATCGGAGCAGCACTGGCTGCGGGGGTTGCTGGCTTAACGGGCGATCGCACCATTACGCCTAAAAAGGTCTTTACGGGGGTAGGTGCAGGAGCAACCTTGGGCGGCATTCTCGATCGGGGTTCTGGCGATGAAGTGATTGTCATCAACCCCAATTCTGACCTGACTTTGACCGTCAACAGTAACCTGTCACTTCCCTAG
- a CDS encoding pentapeptide repeat-containing protein, producing MNIKELCSRYAAGQRDFSNLNLMAVNLRNMNLKGINLSGANLTKANLTRTNLSCANLTRTNLTGANLPETNFTQANLTDTNLSETNLADANLSQAYLRRATTADAAGSRML from the coding sequence ATGAATATCAAAGAGCTTTGTAGCCGATATGCAGCAGGACAAAGAGATTTTAGCAACTTAAACCTGATGGCAGTCAATCTGAGAAACATGAACCTGAAAGGAATTAATCTCAGTGGCGCTAATCTAACGAAGGCAAATCTCACGAGAACCAATTTGAGCTGTGCAAATCTCACGAGAACCAATTTGACCGGAGCCAATTTGCCTGAAACAAATTTCACTCAAGCGAACTTAACAGATACCAACTTGAGTGAGACGAATTTAGCTGATGCTAACTTGAGCCAAGCTTATTTACGTAGAGCAACTACAGCGGATGCTGCTGGCTCACGTATGCTCTAA
- the rpsU gene encoding 30S ribosomal protein S21: MTQVIPGENEGIESALRRFKREVSKAGIFPDMRKHRHFETPIEKRKRKAIAKHKQRKRKFRH; the protein is encoded by the coding sequence ATGACCCAAGTTATTCCTGGTGAGAATGAAGGAATTGAGTCAGCTTTACGTCGTTTCAAGCGTGAAGTCTCTAAAGCAGGAATTTTTCCTGATATGAGGAAACATCGTCATTTCGAAACGCCAATCGAAAAACGAAAACGCAAAGCAATTGCTAAACACAAGCAGCGTAAGAGAAAGTTTCGACATTAA
- a CDS encoding sensor histidine kinase — translation MPLFSPGQYIPHGHCYLWQTPLVWLHVVSDLLIAIAYFSIPAMLIYFVYKRSDVPFLKVFGLFGAFIILCGVGHLLEIWTLWHPAYWLSGVEKAITALVSCYTALQLVELLPRFLALRTPEQLEAVNQALEKLLEEQKVATTQQLIQSEKMSSLGQMVAGVAHEINNPVNFIYGNLAPAIDSVHDLFAFIRVCEAEIFAQSIALQTKAEEIDLDFLKEDLPRLLQSMKLGAERIRQIVLSLRNFSRLDEGKTHLVD, via the coding sequence ATGCCACTTTTTTCACCAGGTCAATACATTCCCCACGGCCACTGCTATTTATGGCAAACCCCACTTGTTTGGTTGCATGTGGTGAGTGATTTGCTGATTGCGATCGCCTACTTCTCCATTCCAGCCATGCTGATCTACTTCGTGTATAAACGCAGCGATGTGCCTTTCTTGAAAGTTTTTGGCCTTTTTGGAGCTTTTATTATCCTCTGTGGCGTGGGTCATCTGTTAGAAATTTGGACACTCTGGCACCCCGCCTACTGGCTGTCGGGCGTTGAAAAGGCGATAACAGCTTTAGTTTCCTGCTACACAGCCCTACAACTGGTAGAACTACTGCCACGTTTTCTAGCGCTAAGAACCCCGGAGCAATTAGAAGCGGTCAATCAAGCTCTGGAAAAACTACTGGAAGAACAGAAAGTGGCTACAACCCAGCAATTGATCCAGAGCGAGAAGATGTCGAGTTTGGGACAAATGGTTGCAGGCGTTGCCCATGAAATTAATAACCCGGTGAATTTTATCTATGGGAATCTGGCTCCTGCAATTGATTCGGTGCATGATTTGTTTGCCTTCATTCGAGTTTGCGAAGCGGAAATTTTTGCTCAGTCGATCGCGCTTCAAACCAAAGCTGAGGAAATTGACCTGGATTTCCTGAAGGAAGATCTGCCCCGTCTGTTGCAGTCGATGAAATTAGGAGCCGAGCGAATTCGCCAAATTGTCCTGAGTTTGCGCAACTTTTCCCGCCTGGATGAGGGAAAAACCCACCTTGTAGATTAG